In a single window of the Arachis hypogaea cultivar Tifrunner chromosome 6, arahy.Tifrunner.gnm2.J5K5, whole genome shotgun sequence genome:
- the LOC140173674 gene encoding uncharacterized protein has product MRYDRTKDPQEHLTSFEARMNLEGVGDAVRCRAFRVTLAGPVIWWFNTLPQESITAFADISQSFLAQFTTRIAKAKHPINLLGVTQILGEPTRKFLDRFNDECLKIDGLTDSFASLCLTNDLLNEDFRKHLTTKLVWTMQEI; this is encoded by the coding sequence atgaggtatgacAGGACCAAAGACCCTCAGGAACACCTCACCTCCTTTGAAGCAAGAATGAATTTAGAAGGGGTAGGCGACGCAGTGAGATGCCGGGCATTCCGTGTAACGCTAGCCGGCCCAGTGATTTGGTGGTTTAACACCCTCCCGCAAGAGTCCATCACGGCTTTCGCAGATATCTCCCAAAGCTTCCTAGCCCAGTTCACAACACGCATAGCTAAGGCCAAACACCCGATCAACTTGTTGGGAGTCACCCAGATACTCGGGGAACCGACCAGAAAGTTCTTGGACAGGTTCAATGACGAATGCTTGAAAATTGACGGTCTCACAGACTCGTTCGCCAGCCTCTGCCTGACAAACGACTTGCTAAATGAGGATTTCAGGAAACACCTCACGACCAAGCTTGTGTGGACCATGCAGGAAATCTAG